The Tenebrio molitor chromosome 7, icTenMoli1.1, whole genome shotgun sequence region ACTCAAGGACCACTTTCTTCCAAGTTTGTCGACGACATAAATGCACATGAAGTAGGCCGGAACCTCTATCAAAGacgtgaaaataaaatctaaataGGCGTTCCCGGCTAGAGATACTGAGTTTAGTGTTAGGCCGTAGAATAGGAATGCACAAGTAATCCAACAGAAAATGCAATTGATTAGTCGCAGCACTAACGTCGTCGATTTAAACACTTCAAAGAAGGAATTCTTTGAATGGGTTTCATCTACTATGGTGAGTTTTTCCAATGAATTTTCGGATATAGTTTTACCGTTTACCTCTGCCACTCGCCTCAGAGTTTTCTTAACTTCTTCCATTTTACCCTTACTCAGATTCCATCTGATCGATTCGGGGATAACCCAGAAATAGAAGAAGAGAAGCATGGGCGGACCGTACAAGATATAAATAACCGgcctggaaaaaaaaaattacaaatgggTTCGTAAGTTCACTACACAACACAGATAAAAAGTGTAGCGCACTTAGGACTCGTCAAAATACCAGAAACGCTGTACAGCATAAAACGCAGAATTATAGAGATTACCTCCAATCTTTGAAGAACCATGCGGAACCGGCCGCGAACACTTCACCAAGAGCGTAACAAGAACTGACCAACGTACCAGTCAGGACCCTTCGTTTTGGTCCTACTAGCTCCACACCTGTTTTAAATTGAAtcgttacaattaattttgtcTGTGAGATAAATGTTTACCCATGATAAATCCACAGACGTAGCTTCCAGCTCCGAAAGCTGCATCAAGAAATTCTAGTATCAAGAACCAAAGGTAGGTAGGTGCAAGAGTTCGGAGTAATCCGCAAACTCCACAGAAAATCAGACCTAGTATAAAGACAACTTTTCGGCCGAACCtgagattttaaataaattaattcaacggaaagatttttgtttgaattgtttaCTTATCGGATATTATTCctgaaataaataatccaaaaAATTGCCCTACGTTGTTGATTGTACCAACTAGAGTTAGTTTCCACAAGTTGTCTTCACATTGAAGATCATACTAGaaatcaaattttgtgaaaacagTCCAAAAAATAgtaagaataaatttaaatatgctGATAGTTACCTCTTGtaaaatacttttttcttgCGTTCTATAAACAAAAGAATGACAGGTTTCTACTGTGGTGGTAAAATCTGTTGCCTTGCTACAATTGTTGAAACTGTCAGTAACGTTATTGAAGACAAATCTCGTACATTTAGAAGgtctgttttttgaaaaaggaaTAGCGTTGTCTAACCAAGGAGGTTCAAATTGTGGATTTATTGCATCACAGTCGGGTATCTCGCACCTAAAACAGTAAATGTAAATAGCAAACTTATTTTCACAGACGGACAGGCAGCTTatcatttgttatttttaaaccataaaattaacaagtcaaaaatgttttcacgtttacaatgcgaaagaaaaaaaaatacttgtaTAAAAACGTTCGTATAAACTGATAAACGTTATATTTAAAggttttgaattaaaaatagcCACAGAAGgtaattaataaagaaacaaatttgttatCGGTTAAAACTGGCCGCTCAACAGGTCAAGGGTTAGATTTACAACGGAAAATAACATATTTCTTATAATATAGATATTTCACCATTGTATTTAAACACATAAtgtaatagtagtttatttaacgagttgaatacaaggtttttttttgttagacgAGCCCCTtgaaggctccaaatcgcttaaaatctttaaaattagcttgacgtttcgttttgacaagttgtgacatttttctttcacacaggagaaaattctcaaattctgacaatgtcgaacaaaaaacgatGTTTTTGTACTTTTACGTGGAAAGGAAGTCGTCAAAGttatgtaatttttgtaacttgTACCGTTGAGTGGTGAATCAGTTAcgaacaatttaaattaataaaaaataaaatattcattaatGAATGACTGGCACTCGCTAAGCCTGATAGTATTTTAATTACGTGAGCATCGGTATGGATTAACTCTTTTAATggctgtatttttttattatacagggtatctAAAAttcgtgtgttaattttaacatctAGCATggcttgttaaatgaaacgttttttctatttgatttttttacgaaaaagcgtcacaaattgatttaaattttggaataaattaaccatcaaaaTATATACCATGGGCAAGGGCGAACATTTTCTGTTGATATAGAAACGTAgcgttgtcaaaaaagttacatcgttatagaaaaaattaagtaattaaaattttaaaatttaaattttcgtggTTACAGAAAAAATAGAGACTTGTTAATTACACAAAACGAGTcgtttagtaaaaattttacaaaaagtttcataaattgccGAATTCTTCCAcagattaaaattaacatgtgtatttcagatacaccctgtatattggaCTTAATACttcaccacccggcggcacggaaattttgccggagtacatacactattacggataatactatcaagtaatagtgcagtgcttatcaacataattaccggcgtctcgcctccacattttgacttttttgtgttttatgttctgtgtcaatgttaaggaatttcctcacgatatgacatgagtataataatatacctttttgaatttcaactatgtaccaatgtgttctctaagtccaaaatttttaaatttttaaaaagagattgcggtactactaggtattcccgttgctgaaattataagtggtaaaatcgaaatattttctaaacaccaaagatttctcatagcaacgaagagttctaaatatttattaatttttgtgttatatgtctgtgttatattgtgtgaatttggaacagctatatctaaaagatatgcttgcttttgttgtttatttaaaataataatgtctggtctgttacgctgtaaaaatttgtttcacagtctacacaggtttacaaatctatgaggggcatgatgaccaactcaatagatagggaccaatggcttaacgtgacttccgaa contains the following coding sequences:
- the LOC138135671 gene encoding solute carrier family 22 member 3-like, coding for MTTVDTSLDSVLIQIGDFGKYQSFMFGLVCFGVILHSGVHVAFVFTAMDLDYRCEIPDCDAINPQFEPPWLDNAIPFSKNRPSKCTRFVFNNVTDSFNNCSKATDFTTTVETCHSFVYRTQEKSILQEYDLQCEDNLWKLTLVGTINNVGQFFGLFISGIISDKFGRKVVFILGLIFCGVCGLLRTLAPTYLWFLILEFLDAAFGAGSYVCGFIMGVELVGPKRRVLTGTLVSSCYALGEVFAAGSAWFFKDWRPVIYILYGPPMLLFFYFWVIPESIRWNLSKGKMEEVKKTLRRVAEVNGKTISENSLEKLTIVDETHSKNSFFEVFKSTTLVLRLINCIFCWITCAFLFYGLTLNSVSLAGNAYLDFIFTSLIEVPAYFMCIYVVDKLGRKWSLSGSFFLTACSCFVFLFIPQDSPTGSLAIYLIGKFGSTVSFTVTYVITSELFPTPLRHSMMGACSTFGRIGSMVAPQAPLLAQIWDPLPMIMFILMATTAGLLTLLFPETLNIKLPDTIEEAVHIGKSRGNVPKD